The following proteins are encoded in a genomic region of Sphingopyxis sp. YF1:
- the topA gene encoding type I DNA topoisomerase, whose translation MQLVIVESPAKAKTIEKYLGRDFKVLASYGHVRDLPPKDGSVDPDDGFAMQWQLYPDKAKRLKEIQDAAKGADRLILATDPDREGEAISWHVQELLRAKKALPASVDRVTFNAITKQAVTDAMAHPRELDTDLIDAYRARRALDYLVGFTLSPVLWRKLPGAKSAGRVQSVSLRLIVEREREIEAFVAQQYWSITGLFEMSGTPFRARLARWRGDKIERLSITSEADARAAEADVKAGHFTVEQVETKPLTRNPPPPFTTSTLQQEAARKLGFSASHTMRIAQSLYEDGAITYMRTDGVQMDGSAISAARKAIATRYDGGYVPDQPRQYQTKAKNAQEAHEAIRPTDFSKDKAGSGDHGRLYELIWKRALASQMASARLERTSIDLSDGTGKTMLRATGQVVKFPGFLALYDESRDEAGDDDDARLLPAMAKGDAPAKTGFEVESHETQPPPRYSEASLVKKMEELGIGRPSTYASILQVLKDRAYVTVEKNRFIPEESGRLLTAFLERFFTRYVEYDFTAGLEEELDDVSGGRAQWQAVLERFWRDFKPRTGEVMDQKPSEITAALDEFLGPYLFPDKGDGTDPRLCPNCGTGRLALRGGKFGPFIACSNYPDCKFTRKFAQPGGNGEADTGPETLGTDPESGLEVTRRSGRFGPYIQLGEGKEAKRSSIPKDIPGEDFDLDYALRLLSLPREVGVHPESGKPIMAGLGRYGPYLLHDGKYAKLTGTAEIFDIGMNAAVVRIAEAAAGGGRGRAKVEPLKTFGAHPTSGGDMKLMAGRFGPYVTDGTTNATLPKSIEPDALTEEEAIALIDARAAKGPAKGKKKAAPKKAAAKKAPAKKAPAKKKAPAKKKAATDEAPAADE comes from the coding sequence ATGCAATTGGTTATTGTGGAATCGCCCGCCAAGGCGAAGACGATCGAGAAGTATCTCGGCCGCGATTTCAAGGTGTTGGCCAGCTATGGCCATGTCCGCGACCTGCCGCCCAAGGACGGGTCGGTCGATCCCGACGACGGCTTTGCGATGCAGTGGCAGCTGTACCCCGACAAGGCGAAGCGGCTGAAGGAAATCCAGGATGCCGCCAAGGGCGCCGACCGTCTGATCCTCGCGACCGACCCTGATCGCGAGGGCGAGGCGATCAGCTGGCACGTGCAGGAATTGTTGCGCGCGAAAAAGGCGCTGCCGGCCTCGGTCGACCGCGTCACCTTCAACGCGATCACCAAACAGGCGGTCACCGACGCGATGGCGCATCCGCGCGAGCTCGATACCGACCTGATCGACGCCTATCGCGCGCGCCGCGCGCTCGACTATCTGGTCGGCTTCACTTTGTCGCCGGTGCTGTGGCGCAAGCTGCCCGGCGCCAAGTCGGCGGGGCGCGTCCAGTCGGTGTCGCTGCGCCTGATCGTCGAGCGCGAGCGCGAGATCGAGGCGTTCGTCGCCCAGCAATATTGGTCGATCACCGGCCTGTTCGAAATGTCGGGCACGCCGTTCAGGGCGCGCCTCGCGCGCTGGCGCGGCGACAAGATCGAGCGGCTGTCGATCACCAGCGAAGCCGACGCCCGCGCCGCCGAGGCTGATGTGAAGGCGGGGCATTTCACCGTCGAACAGGTCGAGACCAAACCGCTGACGCGCAACCCGCCGCCGCCGTTCACGACCTCGACGCTGCAACAGGAGGCCGCGCGCAAACTGGGCTTCTCGGCGAGCCACACGATGCGCATCGCGCAGAGCCTCTACGAGGACGGCGCGATCACCTACATGCGTACCGACGGCGTCCAGATGGACGGCAGCGCGATCAGCGCCGCGCGCAAGGCGATCGCGACGCGCTACGACGGCGGCTATGTCCCCGACCAGCCGCGCCAGTACCAGACCAAGGCGAAGAATGCGCAGGAAGCGCACGAGGCGATCCGTCCGACCGATTTTTCGAAGGACAAGGCGGGCAGCGGCGACCATGGCCGGCTGTACGAACTGATCTGGAAACGCGCGCTGGCAAGCCAGATGGCGTCGGCGCGGCTCGAACGCACCAGCATCGACCTCAGCGACGGCACCGGCAAGACTATGCTGCGCGCGACCGGGCAGGTGGTCAAATTCCCCGGCTTCCTCGCCCTCTATGACGAAAGCCGCGACGAGGCGGGCGACGACGACGATGCGCGCCTGCTGCCCGCGATGGCAAAGGGTGACGCTCCTGCGAAGACGGGGTTCGAGGTCGAAAGCCACGAAACCCAGCCGCCGCCCCGCTATTCGGAGGCGAGCCTTGTCAAGAAGATGGAGGAACTCGGCATCGGGCGTCCGTCGACCTACGCCTCGATCCTCCAGGTGCTCAAGGACCGCGCCTATGTGACGGTCGAAAAGAACCGCTTCATTCCCGAAGAGAGCGGGCGCCTGCTCACGGCATTCCTCGAACGCTTCTTCACCCGCTACGTCGAATATGATTTCACCGCGGGGCTCGAAGAGGAACTCGACGACGTGTCGGGCGGCCGCGCGCAGTGGCAGGCGGTGCTCGAACGCTTCTGGCGCGACTTCAAGCCGCGCACCGGCGAGGTGATGGACCAGAAGCCGTCGGAGATCACCGCGGCGCTCGACGAATTCCTCGGCCCCTATCTCTTCCCCGACAAGGGCGACGGGACCGATCCGCGCCTCTGCCCCAATTGCGGCACCGGGCGGCTCGCGCTGCGCGGCGGCAAGTTCGGGCCGTTCATCGCGTGCAGCAACTATCCCGACTGCAAGTTCACGCGCAAATTCGCGCAGCCGGGCGGCAATGGCGAGGCCGACACCGGCCCCGAAACGCTGGGCACCGATCCCGAAAGCGGGCTGGAAGTGACCAGGCGCAGCGGGCGCTTCGGCCCCTATATCCAGCTCGGCGAGGGCAAGGAGGCCAAGCGTTCGTCGATCCCCAAGGACATTCCGGGCGAGGATTTCGACCTCGATTATGCGCTGCGGCTCTTGAGCCTGCCGCGCGAGGTCGGGGTGCATCCCGAAAGCGGCAAACCGATCATGGCAGGGCTGGGACGCTACGGCCCCTACCTGCTCCACGACGGCAAATATGCCAAGCTGACGGGCACCGCCGAGATCTTCGACATCGGCATGAACGCCGCGGTCGTCCGCATCGCCGAAGCCGCGGCGGGCGGCGGACGCGGGCGGGCCAAGGTCGAGCCGCTCAAGACGTTCGGCGCGCATCCGACGAGCGGCGGCGACATGAAGCTGATGGCGGGGCGTTTCGGCCCCTATGTCACCGATGGCACCACCAACGCCACCTTGCCCAAGTCGATCGAACCCGACGCGCTGACCGAAGAGGAAGCGATCGCGCTGATCGACGCGCGCGCTGCCAAGGGCCCCGCAAAGGGCAAGAAGAAGGCGGCGCCCAAGAAGGCGGCGGCGAAGAAGGCGCCCGCCAAAAAGGCCCCGGCAAAGAAAAAGGCGCCCGCGAAGAAAAAGGCGGCGACGGACGAAGCGCCGGCCGCAGACGAATAA
- the rnc gene encoding ribonuclease III, with translation MSERPSAQTIAAITGTDPRDLALYHEALTHGSSGAGDYQRLEFLGDRVLGLVIASELFRRFPKAHEGDLSSRLHALASGETCARIAQRLDLNALVRFGTQAIGDGGRYSDNIAADVLEALIGALWLDCGEAAARAFIVKEWGEMIDGQVAAPKHPKAALQEWAAAKGRKPPEYRLIRREGPDHAPRFRVGVTVGKLAEAEGEGASKQAAEKAAATALLDILTQEEKK, from the coding sequence TTGAGCGAACGCCCGTCCGCTCAGACGATCGCAGCCATCACCGGCACCGACCCGCGCGACCTGGCGCTCTATCACGAGGCGCTGACTCACGGCAGCAGCGGTGCGGGCGATTATCAGCGGCTCGAATTCCTCGGCGACCGCGTATTGGGGCTGGTGATCGCGTCGGAGCTTTTCCGCCGCTTTCCCAAGGCGCATGAAGGCGACCTGTCGTCGCGGCTGCACGCGCTTGCTTCGGGCGAGACCTGCGCGCGCATCGCGCAGCGCCTCGACCTCAACGCGCTGGTCCGCTTCGGAACCCAGGCGATCGGCGACGGCGGACGCTACAGCGACAATATCGCCGCCGACGTGCTCGAAGCCCTGATCGGCGCGCTGTGGCTCGACTGCGGCGAAGCAGCGGCGCGCGCCTTCATCGTCAAGGAATGGGGCGAGATGATCGACGGGCAGGTCGCCGCGCCCAAGCATCCCAAGGCGGCACTCCAGGAATGGGCGGCCGCCAAGGGGCGCAAGCCCCCCGAATATCGCCTGATCCGGCGCGAGGGCCCCGACCATGCGCCGCGCTTTCGGGTGGGTGTCACCGTCGGCAAGCTCGCCGAGGCGGAAGGCGAAGGCGCGTCGAAACAGGCAGCCGAAAAGGCCGCCGCGACCGCGCTCCTCGACATATTGACCCAGGAAGAGAAAAAATGA
- a CDS encoding VWA domain-containing protein, with protein sequence MRRVKFLHTSLAALALLATAAPLPVLAQDSAGQDDEDADYSSIVVTGARIRQGGAQDIQHFRATALSASTLPRPESLTVEGLLGEHDLTLPAGDACAQLFCLNVQTMAANLPTRPDDLLFVGMAFDSNIDAANWKREPLSIMAVVDRSGSMTGAPIANVKAALHQMVDELAPRDRLGIVIYGTNSNVHLAPVTVQGNREAMHAAIDGIAIDGSTSMEAGLTLGFQAAFAEAEQFGGKVRMMLFTDEQPNTGRTDAGSFMAMAEDASKRGVGLTTIGVGVQYNGALATKVSSVRGGNLFFIAGPDKGAELMKSEFRNMVSEVAHDLVMTLVPHAGYRISGVFGVPDGLMSEGKDGAIAITVPTAFLSSNGGGIYASLGKAEARAHLPATPLSDGAPLMDVSLSYVSALDGSRHGDRLSIGTPTTAPAANLRLAQVLVDQYLVLDAATRAFHRDGNPKQAFALLDGLNTRLAGVDYADLKAERELVDTMRGKAALYAGYGGEVPKDMQPMRVLGKWRVVALGGVDDLSRGDVVEFTDDESFITYFQRPLRGEDEMYQDFRINEREIYIPDGDLRVRYRIDGDRMRMTSDDGKVRIVLERETVS encoded by the coding sequence ATGCGTCGCGTCAAATTCCTTCACACGTCACTCGCCGCACTGGCGCTGCTGGCCACCGCCGCGCCGCTGCCGGTGCTGGCACAGGATAGCGCCGGGCAGGACGACGAGGATGCCGACTACAGCAGCATCGTCGTCACCGGCGCACGCATTCGGCAGGGCGGCGCGCAGGATATCCAGCATTTCCGGGCGACCGCGCTCAGCGCGTCAACGCTGCCGCGCCCCGAATCGCTGACCGTCGAGGGACTGCTCGGCGAGCATGATCTGACATTGCCCGCCGGCGATGCCTGCGCGCAGCTTTTTTGCCTGAACGTCCAGACCATGGCGGCCAACCTGCCGACCCGGCCCGACGACCTGTTGTTCGTCGGCATGGCCTTCGACAGCAATATCGACGCCGCCAACTGGAAGCGCGAACCGCTCAGCATCATGGCCGTGGTCGATCGATCGGGATCGATGACCGGGGCGCCGATCGCCAATGTGAAGGCGGCGCTGCACCAGATGGTCGACGAACTCGCGCCGCGGGACCGGCTCGGCATCGTCATCTACGGGACCAATTCCAACGTGCACCTTGCGCCGGTGACGGTGCAGGGGAACCGCGAGGCGATGCACGCCGCGATCGACGGGATCGCCATCGACGGCTCGACCTCGATGGAGGCCGGACTGACGCTCGGCTTTCAGGCGGCCTTTGCCGAGGCCGAACAGTTCGGCGGCAAGGTGCGCATGATGCTGTTCACCGATGAACAGCCCAACACCGGCCGTACCGACGCCGGCAGCTTCATGGCGATGGCCGAGGATGCGTCGAAGCGCGGGGTCGGGCTGACGACGATCGGCGTCGGGGTGCAATATAATGGCGCGCTCGCGACCAAGGTTTCCAGCGTGCGCGGCGGCAATCTCTTTTTCATCGCGGGTCCCGACAAGGGCGCCGAACTGATGAAGAGCGAGTTCCGCAACATGGTGAGCGAGGTCGCGCACGATCTCGTCATGACATTGGTTCCGCACGCGGGCTATCGGATCAGCGGCGTTTTCGGGGTGCCCGACGGCCTGATGAGCGAGGGCAAGGACGGGGCGATTGCGATCACCGTGCCGACCGCCTTCCTCTCGTCGAACGGCGGCGGCATCTATGCGTCGCTCGGCAAGGCGGAGGCGCGTGCGCATCTGCCCGCCACGCCGCTGTCCGACGGCGCACCGCTGATGGACGTGTCGCTGAGCTATGTCAGCGCGCTCGACGGCAGCAGGCATGGCGACCGGTTGAGCATCGGGACGCCGACAACAGCCCCGGCGGCGAACCTTCGTCTCGCGCAGGTGCTTGTCGATCAGTATCTAGTACTCGATGCCGCAACCCGCGCCTTTCATCGCGACGGCAATCCCAAACAGGCCTTTGCGTTGCTCGACGGGCTGAACACGCGGCTCGCGGGGGTCGACTATGCCGATCTCAAGGCCGAACGCGAACTGGTCGACACGATGCGCGGCAAGGCGGCGCTGTATGCGGGTTATGGCGGCGAGGTGCCGAAGGATATGCAGCCGATGCGCGTGCTCGGCAAATGGCGGGTCGTCGCGCTGGGCGGGGTCGACGACCTGTCGCGTGGCGACGTCGTCGAATTCACCGACGACGAATCCTTCATCACCTATTTCCAGCGGCCACTGCGCGGCGAGGATGAAATGTATCAGGATTTCCGGATCAACGAGCGCGAGATCTATATCCCCGACGGCGACCTGCGCGTACGGTACCGGATCGACGGCGACCGGATGCGAATGACGTCGGATGACGGCAAGGTCCGGATCGTGCTGGAGCGCGAGACGGTCAGCTGA
- the lepB gene encoding signal peptidase I, with protein MSAKEEAIDTVRFLAWLAVAVLVFRSFFLSPFNIPSESMQPRLLIGDYLLVNKMAYGYTKHSLPFGVPLIPGRIFARTPERGDVVVFKAPPQNKDDWIKRVIGLPGDTVQVIDGIVWLNGKPLKREPMPDFVIPVTPNMEEVARAQGTHACFSMAFEEIGANGQRQCRYKQFRETLPSGKSYAVLDIIDLPVDNTTPYVVPEGQIFLMGDNRDRSADSRVPMEEGGLGGGVPQENLVGHALVGMFSTDGSASWINPISWFTAARWERIGEGF; from the coding sequence ATGAGCGCGAAGGAAGAGGCGATCGACACGGTACGCTTTCTCGCCTGGCTCGCGGTCGCGGTACTGGTCTTTCGCAGCTTCTTTCTGTCGCCGTTCAACATCCCTTCGGAATCGATGCAGCCGCGCCTGCTGATCGGCGACTACCTGCTCGTCAACAAGATGGCCTATGGCTATACGAAGCACAGCCTGCCCTTCGGCGTACCGCTGATCCCCGGCCGCATCTTTGCGCGCACGCCCGAGCGCGGCGACGTCGTCGTCTTCAAGGCCCCGCCGCAGAACAAGGATGACTGGATCAAGCGCGTCATCGGACTACCCGGCGATACGGTGCAGGTCATCGACGGCATCGTCTGGCTCAACGGCAAGCCGCTCAAGCGCGAGCCCATGCCCGATTTCGTCATTCCGGTGACCCCGAACATGGAGGAAGTCGCCCGCGCGCAGGGCACGCATGCCTGTTTCTCGATGGCGTTCGAGGAAATCGGCGCCAACGGCCAGCGCCAGTGCCGCTACAAGCAGTTCCGCGAAACGCTGCCCAGCGGGAAAAGCTATGCCGTGCTCGACATCATCGACCTGCCCGTCGACAACACGACGCCCTATGTCGTGCCCGAAGGCCAGATCTTCCTGATGGGCGACAATCGCGACCGCAGCGCCGACAGCCGCGTTCCGATGGAAGAAGGCGGCCTCGGCGGCGGCGTCCCGCAGGAAAATCTCGTCGGCCATGCCCTCGTCGGCATGTTCTCGACCGATGGTTCGGCGAGCTGGATCAACCCGATCAGCTGGTTCACCGCCGCGCGCTGGGAACGCATCGGGGAAGGCTTTTGA
- a CDS encoding vWA domain-containing protein: MRSRFLNGTTMIAVLATGLVPAPLTTAAARSPLPPQGYCRNADPLPRLDPEQAQQQRESRGRGGASYAEEATAEMSMAPPPPPPAPPPPPAPIYAPDSAVDAVVVTGARADGSAKRAASESAAPPPAEAAPGSSADYRVAPGVVPPRPWPRPQPQPQSGILTAGEHDDLLNPELYAAYVNRSDLGQDIRALPRVDTMRVVTVKVNDRNGQPVPFADVTLTCSDGNSITMATQADGSVAFFPGLDRLSEHITVSASKAGRSIAAARPVIVADAPGGQVVGLTANQMASRASKLDLMLVVDTTGSMGDEIRYLQAELRLIIAAITAKHRDLDIRVGFVFYRDVGDDYVTRTVPFDRDIGRVQGVLAQQYASGGGDYPEAMDQALIRAVGQEWRPDAVKSMLLVADAPPHNELFGRTWKAAEAARAKRIHITPVAASGVADEAEYAMRAMAAATQSRYLFLTDDSGVGNPHAPPAIDCYLVTRLDALVRRVVDSQISGRRIEPEDREVIRSVGNYDAGKCILPADFRWQS; this comes from the coding sequence ATGCGCAGCCGATTTCTGAACGGAACGACGATGATCGCGGTGCTGGCGACCGGGCTGGTGCCCGCGCCGCTGACCACCGCGGCGGCGCGTTCCCCGCTTCCGCCGCAGGGCTATTGCCGCAATGCCGACCCGTTGCCGCGCCTCGACCCCGAACAGGCGCAGCAGCAGCGCGAGTCTCGCGGGCGTGGCGGTGCCAGCTACGCCGAGGAGGCCACGGCCGAAATGTCGATGGCGCCGCCGCCGCCGCCGCCGGCTCCGCCGCCGCCGCCTGCGCCGATCTATGCGCCGGACAGCGCGGTCGATGCGGTCGTCGTCACCGGTGCGCGCGCCGACGGATCGGCGAAGAGGGCGGCGAGCGAAAGCGCCGCGCCGCCGCCCGCCGAGGCGGCACCGGGATCGTCGGCCGATTACCGCGTCGCGCCGGGCGTCGTGCCGCCGCGTCCCTGGCCGCGCCCCCAGCCGCAGCCGCAATCGGGCATCCTCACCGCGGGCGAGCATGACGACCTGCTCAACCCCGAACTCTACGCCGCCTATGTCAACCGCTCGGACCTGGGGCAGGATATCCGCGCCCTGCCGCGCGTCGACACGATGCGCGTCGTCACGGTGAAGGTGAACGATCGCAACGGCCAGCCGGTGCCTTTCGCCGATGTGACGCTGACGTGCAGCGACGGCAACAGCATCACCATGGCGACGCAGGCTGACGGCAGCGTCGCCTTCTTCCCCGGGCTTGACCGGTTGAGCGAGCACATCACCGTTTCGGCGAGCAAGGCCGGACGCAGCATCGCCGCGGCGCGGCCGGTCATCGTCGCCGACGCGCCGGGGGGGCAGGTCGTCGGCCTGACCGCAAACCAGATGGCGAGCCGGGCCAGCAAGCTCGACCTGATGCTCGTCGTCGACACCACCGGCAGCATGGGCGACGAGATTCGCTATCTTCAGGCCGAACTGCGATTGATCATCGCGGCGATTACCGCGAAACATCGCGATCTCGACATCCGCGTCGGCTTTGTTTTCTACCGCGACGTCGGCGACGACTATGTCACGCGGACGGTCCCTTTCGACCGCGACATCGGGCGGGTACAGGGCGTGCTGGCGCAGCAATATGCATCCGGCGGCGGCGACTATCCCGAGGCGATGGATCAGGCGCTGATCCGTGCGGTGGGGCAGGAATGGCGCCCCGACGCGGTGAAATCGATGCTGCTCGTCGCCGACGCCCCGCCGCACAACGAACTGTTCGGACGCACGTGGAAGGCGGCCGAGGCCGCGCGCGCCAAGCGCATCCACATCACCCCGGTCGCGGCGTCGGGCGTAGCCGACGAGGCCGAATATGCGATGCGCGCGATGGCGGCGGCGACCCAGTCGCGCTACCTGTTCCTCACCGACGACAGCGGGGTTGGCAATCCGCACGCGCCGCCGGCGATCGACTGTTACCTCGTCACGCGGCTCGACGCGCTCGTCCGCCGCGTGGTCGACAGCCAGATCAGCGGCCGCCGCATCGAACCCGAGGATCGCGAAGTGATCCGCAGCGTCGGCAACTACGACGCCGGGAAATGCATCCTGCCCGCCGACTTCCGCTGGCAGAGTTAA
- a CDS encoding alpha/beta fold hydrolase: protein MRRVLAVFYALTLLLPAAAIAQPPGTLISADPIPDAPAGAQAWRIRYWTTDQDGQVHEVTGLVAAPREAAPARPRRVIAWAHGTTGVAEKCAPSAYPESFEATPALDSMIAAGYVVVAPDYPGLGSPTPHPYLVGRDTAHSVLDAVRAARAIPGAAAGGQFAVWGESQGGHAALWTAATARSYAPDLVLAGTAAAAAPTDLAANMREGSDPNARAFLLALTLHSWSQRFGYSLDGFTNAATQGVIHRLAENNCLELGKNPRLGTILGILSVRQAVKKRDVTRIEPFAATMHANSVDPASVAGPLLIAQGSKDTIVAPAVTRGFARAVCKRRIPVRWIEIPGGSHIDGARGDRAGETLAWITARFDGKTPPDDCRRI from the coding sequence ATGCGCCGCGTGCTTGCCGTCTTCTATGCCCTGACCCTCCTGCTGCCGGCGGCAGCGATCGCGCAGCCGCCCGGAACGCTGATATCGGCCGACCCGATACCCGACGCGCCCGCGGGCGCGCAGGCGTGGCGCATCCGCTATTGGACGACCGATCAGGACGGGCAGGTGCACGAGGTCACCGGTCTGGTCGCCGCCCCGCGCGAGGCGGCGCCGGCGCGCCCGCGCCGCGTCATCGCCTGGGCGCACGGAACGACGGGCGTCGCCGAAAAATGCGCGCCGTCGGCCTATCCCGAAAGCTTCGAAGCCACCCCCGCGCTCGATAGCATGATCGCCGCGGGCTATGTCGTCGTGGCGCCCGACTATCCCGGGCTCGGGTCGCCGACGCCGCACCCCTATCTCGTCGGGCGCGACACGGCGCATTCGGTGCTCGACGCCGTGCGCGCGGCGCGCGCCATACCGGGTGCGGCGGCGGGCGGGCAGTTTGCGGTGTGGGGCGAATCGCAGGGCGGCCATGCGGCGTTGTGGACCGCGGCGACGGCGCGATCCTATGCGCCCGACCTGGTGCTCGCCGGAACGGCCGCGGCGGCGGCGCCGACCGATCTGGCCGCGAACATGCGCGAGGGAAGCGACCCCAACGCCCGCGCCTTTCTGCTCGCGCTGACGCTGCACAGCTGGTCGCAGCGCTTCGGCTATTCGCTCGACGGCTTCACCAATGCCGCGACGCAGGGCGTCATCCACCGGCTGGCGGAGAATAATTGCCTCGAACTCGGCAAAAATCCGAGGCTCGGGACGATTCTCGGCATTCTCTCGGTGCGGCAGGCGGTCAAGAAGCGCGACGTGACGCGGATCGAGCCCTTTGCCGCGACGATGCACGCCAACAGCGTCGATCCGGCGAGCGTGGCCGGCCCGCTGCTGATCGCGCAGGGCAGCAAGGATACGATCGTTGCGCCGGCCGTGACGCGGGGTTTCGCCAGAGCGGTCTGCAAGCGACGGATACCGGTGCGCTGGATCGAAATTCCGGGGGGCAGCCATATCGACGGCGCGCGCGGCGACCGGGCGGGCGAGACGCTGGCGTGGATCACCGCGCGCTTCGACGGAAAGACGCCGCCCGACGACTGCCGGCGGATCTGA
- the era gene encoding GTPase Era, with product MTQRCGFVAVVGAPNAGKSTLVNALVGQKVAIVSPKAQTTRTRLMGVAMEGDAQIVLIDTPGIFAPTRRLDRAMVAAAWGSLEEAEAILVMVDAAAKLTGRVERVIEGVANRPEKKYLILNKVDLTKKDKLLTIATELNARLAFDETFFIAANSGDGVAELKAHLATLMPEGPWHFPEDEVSDAPERMLAAEITREQLYRQLHEELPYQSTVETELFKTRPDGSAEIHQQIYVARDNQRAIVLGKGGARIKEIGARARAELAELMGRKVHLFLHVKVKENWDEDRSVYRDMGLDWVD from the coding sequence ATGACCCAGCGCTGCGGTTTCGTGGCCGTCGTCGGCGCCCCCAATGCGGGCAAGTCGACCCTCGTCAACGCGCTCGTCGGCCAGAAGGTCGCGATCGTCAGCCCCAAGGCGCAGACGACGCGCACCCGGCTGATGGGCGTTGCAATGGAGGGCGATGCCCAGATCGTACTGATCGACACGCCGGGTATCTTTGCGCCGACGCGCCGGCTCGACCGCGCGATGGTCGCCGCCGCGTGGGGCAGTCTCGAAGAGGCCGAGGCGATCCTCGTCATGGTCGACGCGGCCGCCAAGCTGACCGGCCGCGTCGAGCGCGTGATCGAGGGTGTCGCGAACCGGCCCGAGAAGAAATATCTGATCCTCAACAAGGTCGACCTGACCAAGAAGGACAAGCTGCTCACGATCGCGACCGAGCTCAACGCAAGGCTCGCCTTCGACGAGACCTTCTTCATCGCGGCGAACAGCGGCGACGGCGTCGCCGAGCTCAAGGCGCATCTGGCCACGCTGATGCCCGAGGGGCCCTGGCATTTCCCCGAGGACGAGGTCAGCGACGCGCCCGAACGCATGCTCGCCGCCGAGATCACGCGCGAACAGCTCTATCGCCAGCTCCACGAGGAACTGCCCTACCAGTCGACGGTCGAGACCGAGTTGTTCAAGACGCGCCCCGACGGCAGCGCCGAGATCCACCAGCAAATCTATGTCGCGCGCGACAACCAGCGCGCGATCGTGCTGGGCAAGGGCGGCGCCCGCATCAAGGAAATCGGTGCCCGGGCCCGCGCCGAACTGGCCGAGTTGATGGGGCGCAAGGTCCACCTTTTCCTCCACGTCAAGGTGAAGGAAAACTGGGACGAGGACCGCAGCGTCTATCGCGACATGGGGCTCGACTGGGTCGATTGA